The following proteins are encoded in a genomic region of Chelmon rostratus isolate fCheRos1 chromosome 3, fCheRos1.pri, whole genome shotgun sequence:
- the cbln18 gene encoding cerebellin 18 yields MRVVACTLFALVLLWDSVRAENTISSLRAAAVAWKGELPCTNWDCECAFKRQRGCCCAAGELREVEDQVFARVMDLLTSMSQLGDSILEVIGGMRVAFTASMSGRTNCFGPFTRNSPIPYDVITLNHGSGYNPALGIFTAPRSGLYSFSFSVYSKVAKEGERMYYKVQLMRNNEVVASIWEDNREDSEDSSSQTVLLSLQRGGQVYLELMNGRQICGIVEGLNTFSGALIYSTLA; encoded by the exons ATGAGAGTTGTAGCATGCACTCTGTTCGCCTTGGTCCTGCTGTGGGACAGCGTGAGAGCCGAAAATACTATCAGCAGCCTTCGAGCGGCGGCAG TTGCGTGGAAGGGGGAGCTGCCGTGCACGAATTGGGACTGTGAGTGTGCGTTCAAGCGCCAACGGGGCTGCTGCTGCGCCGCGGGTGAGCTCCGAGAAGTGGAGGATCAGGTCTTCGCAAGAGTGATGGACCTGTTGACCAGCATGTCCCAGCTGGGTGACAGCATCCTTGAAGTCATAG gAGGGATGAGGGTTGCGTTCACGGCCTCCATGAGCGGCAGAACAAACTGCTTCGGACCTTTCACCAGGAACAGCCCCATTCCTTATGATGTAATCACCCTCAACCATGGCAGTGGATATAACCCCGCCCTGG GCATATTCACAGCTCCTCGTTCAGGACTGTACTCCTTCTCCTTCTCGGTGTATTCCAAGGTGGCCAAGGAGGGCGAGAGGATGTACTACAAGGTGCAGCTCATGAGAAACAACGAGGTGGTGGCATCTATTTGGGAAGACAACAGAGAGGACTCAGAAGACAGCAGCTCCCAGACTGtactgctgtcactgcagcgGGGAGGTCAGGTCTATCTAGAGCTGATGAACGGCAGACAGATATGTGGCATCGTCGAGGGCTTAAACACCTTCTCTGGCGCCTTGATTTACTCCACTCTCGCCTAA